A genomic stretch from Caloranaerobacter ferrireducens includes:
- the ppsA gene encoding phosphoenolpyruvate synthase has translation MEKYILYFKEIDKTHLPLVGGKGANLGEMTKAGIPVPQGFCVTTLAYRKFIETSQEMGELFNQLDRVSPDSLKEIRILGKRIREHLQSISMPDDIQSAILQAWERTGDGKSYAVRSSATAEDLPTASFAGQQETYLNVRGQEQLLHAIQKCWASLFTDRAISYRAKNGFDHRSVFLSVVVQEMVFPEVSGIMFTADPISGNRKIISINASFGLGEALVSGLVSPDLYQIRSGEIIKKQISRKKIAIYPVPEGGTITKNIPAEKQEVQALSDQKILELAKIGQKIEEHYGSEQDIEWCLVDGKFYIVQSRPITSLYPVPHITDDKLHVFFSFGHQQMMTDAMKPLAISFWRTMIPFGKKGSVRSESYAFLEAGGRLFIDITELLCLKPVRKILPRVLSGIDELIASAISELIERGDFQCKPNKQIKRKVVRIVLPFAKNVIKNLFFRDPSQGIKYVNDFMLRSIKECESFVNGASGAERIKRIQESLGNLLLTSPYPLLNVVPYPLSGVVALKLIERLSQKWLGDQQSVHLLNKLKKSLPGNVTTELGLMIGDLADAARPYPQVIDYLQRAKDETFYEGLGRIREGEAFGKKLVQFMDKYGMRCPGEIDVTNPRWREAPTLLVPSIMSHIRSVAPGEHREKFRRGEREAEQAAKEILSRIGKTRGGYLKKKLMSRLITVFRSGMGMREHHKYIIIQHFDIYKQAILDEGRALVGKGILEHEQDVFYLSLEELLALEENRFSGNIRELVQSRKIKYEQYQKLTPPRVMTSEGEVITGRQRDIEAPEGALIGTPVSAGVVEGVARVVLRPEEAKLNPGEILVAPFTDPGWTPLFNSAKGLVMEVGGMMTHGAVVAREYGIPAVVGIDRATEIIKDGDYIRVDGTKGYVQILEGDKDA, from the coding sequence ATGGAGAAATACATATTGTATTTCAAAGAGATCGATAAGACACACTTGCCGTTAGTGGGCGGAAAGGGAGCAAATCTGGGTGAAATGACAAAAGCAGGAATTCCGGTTCCACAAGGTTTTTGCGTGACGACTTTGGCCTATCGTAAATTTATCGAAACAAGTCAAGAGATGGGTGAACTTTTCAACCAGCTCGATAGGGTAAGTCCGGACTCTTTAAAAGAAATCCGTATATTGGGAAAACGTATTCGGGAACACCTGCAATCCATTTCCATGCCTGATGATATTCAATCTGCGATTCTGCAGGCATGGGAACGTACCGGAGATGGAAAATCGTATGCGGTCCGTTCCAGTGCGACGGCGGAAGACTTGCCAACAGCCTCTTTTGCGGGGCAACAAGAAACGTATTTGAATGTACGAGGGCAAGAGCAACTGCTCCATGCCATACAAAAGTGCTGGGCTTCTCTGTTTACGGATCGTGCTATCTCATATCGGGCGAAAAACGGGTTCGACCATCGTTCTGTATTTCTTTCGGTTGTCGTTCAAGAAATGGTTTTTCCAGAAGTGTCGGGGATCATGTTTACGGCGGACCCCATTTCGGGTAATCGAAAAATCATTTCCATTAATGCCAGTTTTGGTTTGGGCGAAGCGCTTGTATCTGGGCTTGTATCACCCGATTTATATCAAATTCGGTCTGGTGAAATCATCAAAAAACAGATATCCAGAAAGAAAATTGCGATTTACCCTGTGCCAGAAGGTGGAACAATTACAAAGAACATCCCTGCCGAAAAACAAGAAGTCCAAGCGCTGTCTGACCAGAAAATCCTCGAATTGGCGAAAATAGGTCAGAAGATTGAGGAACATTATGGATCGGAACAAGACATTGAATGGTGTTTGGTGGACGGGAAATTTTACATCGTACAGAGCCGACCTATCACCTCTCTCTATCCAGTACCGCATATCACGGATGACAAATTACACGTGTTTTTTTCGTTTGGCCATCAGCAAATGATGACAGACGCGATGAAACCGCTGGCGATTTCGTTTTGGCGCACCATGATCCCTTTCGGGAAAAAAGGTTCGGTCCGTTCCGAGAGCTATGCATTTCTTGAGGCCGGCGGAAGGTTATTTATTGACATTACTGAACTTCTTTGCCTGAAGCCGGTTCGAAAGATTTTGCCTCGCGTTTTGAGCGGCATTGATGAGTTAATCGCCAGTGCGATATCTGAATTAATCGAACGCGGTGACTTTCAATGTAAACCAAACAAACAGATAAAAAGAAAAGTGGTTCGAATAGTTCTTCCGTTTGCCAAGAACGTCATCAAAAACTTGTTTTTCAGGGATCCTTCTCAGGGAATAAAATACGTGAATGATTTTATGCTGCGATCAATTAAAGAATGTGAAAGCTTTGTGAATGGGGCTTCCGGAGCAGAGAGAATCAAACGAATCCAAGAGAGCCTCGGGAATCTGCTACTAACCTCGCCTTATCCGCTCTTGAATGTCGTGCCTTATCCGCTTTCAGGGGTTGTGGCATTGAAGCTGATCGAACGTTTGAGCCAAAAGTGGTTGGGGGATCAGCAAAGCGTTCACTTGTTAAATAAATTAAAGAAATCGTTGCCCGGAAATGTTACAACCGAACTGGGATTGATGATTGGAGATTTGGCTGATGCAGCAAGGCCGTATCCTCAAGTGATCGACTACCTGCAAAGGGCGAAGGATGAGACGTTTTATGAAGGGCTTGGTCGGATTCGGGAAGGAGAGGCGTTTGGGAAGAAGCTGGTTCAATTTATGGATAAATACGGGATGCGCTGTCCCGGTGAAATTGATGTAACCAATCCACGATGGCGAGAAGCACCAACCCTGCTTGTGCCGTCCATTATGAGCCATATCCGAAGTGTTGCTCCCGGTGAACATCGGGAGAAGTTCAGACGGGGAGAGAGGGAAGCTGAACAAGCGGCTAAGGAGATTCTCTCACGTATCGGAAAGACCCGCGGCGGATATCTCAAAAAGAAACTAATGTCCCGCCTTATTACTGTATTTCGTAGTGGAATGGGAATGCGAGAGCATCACAAGTACATTATTATTCAACATTTTGATATTTACAAGCAAGCCATTTTGGATGAAGGACGGGCCCTTGTTGGTAAAGGTATCTTGGAACATGAGCAGGATGTATTCTATCTATCACTGGAAGAACTTCTAGCATTGGAAGAGAATCGTTTTTCCGGCAACATCCGCGAACTTGTTCAATCACGAAAAATAAAATACGAACAATACCAAAAACTCACTCCTCCTCGTGTCATGACAAGCGAAGGAGAAGTGATTACGGGAAGACAACGTGATATTGAAGCCCCAGAAGGTGCATTGATCGGTACGCCGGTTTCTGCAGGGGTTGTAGAAGGAGTTGCACGAGTGGTTTTGAGACCAGAGGAAGCTAAACTCAACCCAGGTGAAATATTGGTTGCACCCTTTACCGATCCGGGATGGACTCCTCTCTTTAATTCAGCAAAAGGCCTGGTTATGGAGGTCGGCGGTATGATGACTCACGGGGCAGTGGTTGCACGCGAATATGGGATTCCTGCAGTTGTAGGCATCGATAGAGCAACCGAGATTATTAAAGACGGCGACTATATTCGCGTGGACGGAACAAAAGGTTACGTCCAAATATTGGAAGGTGATAAAGATGCGTAA
- a CDS encoding TetR/AcrR family transcriptional regulator — protein sequence MEDNRLRIVQAAHDLFNARGYKSVTISDLADRLGMSKKTIYQYFSGKEEIAAAVIEGALGRVNEIIDMAESQQSDPLHALQDALIQVKDQITLLGPLFLEDVQKYLPDLWKRIEQHRAEKIKFIERLLQRAQDAGLVKDIEPRLAMVIFFEAGQALIRPDSLSRHGFSMVDVLDALIKIFCTGIVEPKIFEPNVKL from the coding sequence ATGGAAGATAATCGCTTGCGTATTGTTCAGGCGGCCCATGATTTGTTTAATGCTCGGGGGTATAAGAGCGTAACTATTAGTGATTTGGCCGATCGATTGGGAATGAGTAAAAAGACGATTTACCAATATTTTTCCGGGAAAGAGGAAATAGCAGCTGCTGTAATAGAAGGTGCGCTAGGTCGGGTAAATGAAATTATCGATATGGCGGAATCCCAACAGTCCGACCCTCTGCATGCTCTTCAGGATGCGTTAATACAAGTGAAGGATCAAATTACTCTTCTTGGACCTTTGTTTTTAGAGGATGTACAAAAATATCTTCCTGACTTATGGAAACGAATCGAACAACATAGGGCTGAAAAAATCAAATTCATTGAGCGTTTGTTACAGCGGGCTCAGGATGCCGGGTTGGTAAAAGATATTGAGCCGCGTCTGGCAATGGTGATTTTTTTTGAGGCAGGACAGGCTTTAATCAGACCCGATTCTCTTTCTCGACATGGGTTCTCAATGGTGGACGTTTTGGATGCTTTAATCAAAATCTTCTGTACGGGAATTGTGGAACCAAAGATATTTGAGCCAAACGTCAAGCTCTGA
- the pepV gene encoding dipeptidase PepV: protein MDFEKIIDSYKDDIIKSTQELIRIKSVEGEPKSGMPFGEGPNEALEYALKLAESMGFETLNVDGYAGHADLGEGDEVVGVLVHLDVVPEGDGWTYPPYAAEIHDGKIYGRGAIDDKGPTVAALYAMKSIKESGAKLNKKIRIIFGTNEESGWGGINYYLKKVKAPDLAFTPDADFPVIHGEMGILIFNIEKKFEKKCNCAVKINYIKGGNRPNMVPDYCEAMLEVVDEKKGFVKEKFDKFVERTGYKLSLEDKGKQVIIKSYGISAHGSTPQAGKNAISQLIAFLGEVVECDCDASEFVKLYNKKIGMEYNGQSIGCGFEDSVSGKLVFNVGVINMNEDEVKVLVNIRYPIEYKSEDVYKGMEEELKGTGVKIVHIEHLPPIYVPSEDTLVQKLMSVYREVTGDHESKPITIGGGTYARAMKNAVAFGPLFPGQEELAHQKDEYIAIDDLIKITKLYAKALYELAR from the coding sequence ATGGATTTTGAAAAAATAATAGATAGTTACAAAGATGACATTATTAAATCGACTCAAGAACTTATAAGAATAAAGAGTGTTGAAGGTGAGCCAAAATCAGGCATGCCATTTGGCGAAGGACCAAATGAAGCACTTGAATATGCATTGAAATTAGCTGAAAGTATGGGTTTTGAAACTTTAAATGTTGATGGATATGCAGGACATGCAGATTTAGGAGAAGGAGACGAAGTTGTAGGAGTATTAGTACATTTAGATGTTGTTCCAGAAGGTGATGGCTGGACTTATCCACCTTATGCTGCTGAAATACATGACGGAAAAATATATGGTAGAGGTGCTATTGATGATAAGGGACCTACAGTAGCTGCTTTATATGCTATGAAGTCTATAAAAGAGTCGGGAGCTAAACTTAATAAAAAAATCAGAATAATATTTGGAACTAATGAAGAATCTGGATGGGGCGGTATTAATTATTATCTTAAGAAAGTAAAGGCTCCAGATTTAGCTTTTACACCAGATGCAGACTTTCCAGTTATACATGGTGAAATGGGTATATTAATTTTTAATATTGAGAAAAAATTTGAAAAGAAATGTAATTGTGCAGTTAAGATAAACTATATAAAAGGTGGTAATAGACCTAATATGGTTCCAGACTATTGTGAGGCAATGCTTGAAGTAGTTGATGAAAAGAAAGGTTTTGTTAAAGAGAAATTTGATAAATTTGTAGAAAGAACAGGATATAAACTTTCATTAGAGGATAAAGGAAAGCAGGTAATAATTAAGTCTTATGGTATATCTGCACATGGTAGTACTCCACAGGCAGGGAAAAACGCTATTTCTCAGTTGATTGCATTTTTAGGAGAAGTAGTTGAATGTGATTGTGATGCAAGTGAATTTGTTAAGTTATACAATAAAAAAATAGGTATGGAATATAATGGTCAATCTATAGGCTGTGGATTTGAAGATAGTGTGTCTGGTAAATTAGTATTTAATGTTGGTGTTATAAATATGAATGAAGATGAGGTTAAAGTTTTAGTGAATATAAGATATCCGATAGAATATAAGAGTGAAGATGTTTATAAGGGAATGGAGGAAGAATTGAAAGGTACGGGAGTAAAAATAGTACATATAGAACATTTACCACCTATATATGTTCCAAGTGAAGATACACTTGTTCAAAAATTAATGAGTGTGTATAGGGAAGTTACTGGTGACCATGAAAGTAAGCCTATAACAATAGGTGGGGGAACTTATGCAAGAGCTATGAAAAATGCTGTGGCATTTGGACCATTATTCCCTGGTCAAGAAGAATTAGCTCATCAAAAAGATGAATATATAGCTATAGATGATTTGATTAAAATAACAAAATTATATGCAAAAGCTTTATATGAGCTTGCAAGATAG
- the ftsH gene encoding ATP-dependent zinc metalloprotease FtsH, which yields MKKRIVFALTIISLTISTLLLHDKYLTFLSLNNFTLGDSFLIWIISLCLLIYYLKLDSKPQLVPAAITSEKKKKEDGSKDNNKPKVSFNDVAGLDEIKEELQEVIDFINNSEKYNKMGAKIPNGILFYGPPGTGKTLLAKAVAGETNSSFFYASGSEFVEKYVGVGAKRIRTLFEKAKKEAPSIIFIDEIDAIGSKRNLDSNNEKDQTLNQLLIEMDGFNKNQTIIVIGATNRLDLLDEALLRPGRFDRHIYVGNPNVKAREEILKVHTKNKPLDSSVKIEEIAKKTHGFSGAQLANIANEAAIIAVRKNKTLIDIEDFNSAIERVIAGLELKHPSILFKEKNIVAHHEAGHALIGKLLKVDMIQKISIVPRGQALGYVLKFPDEDRYLHTKKELISKIMVLLGGRAAEEIIFSEITTGAKDDLAKATEIAQEMVCSYGMSSLGNIAIKEQYIKYNIDKIEKEIKMIIDDCYKKTLELIEENKIILIDIANYLLEYETIEGNELDNIFSKYKVPLKTAT from the coding sequence TTGAAAAAGAGAATAGTATTCGCATTAACTATAATCAGTTTAACAATATCTACACTTTTACTTCATGATAAATATTTAACTTTTCTATCACTTAATAACTTTACATTAGGTGATAGTTTCCTTATTTGGATCATATCTTTATGTTTATTAATATATTATCTAAAACTCGACAGTAAACCTCAGCTAGTTCCTGCAGCTATTACTAGTGAAAAGAAAAAAAAGGAAGATGGCTCAAAAGATAATAACAAGCCAAAAGTCTCATTTAATGATGTTGCAGGATTAGATGAAATAAAAGAAGAACTTCAAGAAGTTATTGATTTTATCAATAACTCCGAAAAATATAACAAAATGGGAGCTAAAATTCCAAATGGCATACTTTTTTATGGACCACCTGGTACTGGCAAAACTCTTCTAGCTAAAGCCGTAGCAGGTGAAACTAATTCATCATTTTTCTATGCTAGTGGTTCAGAATTCGTAGAAAAATATGTAGGTGTCGGAGCCAAAAGAATAAGGACTTTATTTGAAAAAGCAAAAAAAGAAGCTCCTAGTATAATATTTATTGATGAAATTGATGCAATAGGTTCAAAGAGAAACCTAGATAGTAATAACGAAAAAGACCAAACATTGAATCAGTTGCTAATTGAAATGGACGGTTTTAATAAAAATCAAACTATCATTGTAATTGGTGCAACAAATAGACTTGATCTATTAGACGAAGCTCTACTTAGACCAGGAAGATTCGATAGGCATATATATGTTGGTAACCCTAATGTAAAAGCCAGAGAAGAAATATTAAAGGTTCACACTAAAAATAAACCTCTAGACTCAAGTGTCAAAATTGAAGAAATAGCAAAAAAAACTCATGGATTTTCTGGAGCTCAATTAGCTAATATAGCCAATGAAGCTGCTATAATAGCTGTAAGAAAGAATAAAACTCTAATAGACATTGAAGATTTTAACTCTGCTATAGAAAGAGTAATTGCTGGTTTAGAACTAAAACATCCATCTATTTTATTCAAGGAAAAAAATATAGTTGCTCATCACGAAGCAGGCCATGCGCTTATAGGTAAACTACTAAAGGTTGATATGATTCAAAAAATCTCTATAGTGCCTAGAGGTCAGGCTTTAGGATATGTATTAAAATTTCCTGATGAGGATAGATATTTACACACCAAAAAAGAACTTATTTCTAAAATTATGGTTCTTTTAGGAGGAAGAGCCGCTGAAGAAATAATTTTTAGTGAAATAACAACCGGTGCAAAAGATGACTTGGCTAAGGCCACTGAAATTGCTCAAGAAATGGTGTGTAGCTACGGCATGAGTTCGTTAGGAAATATAGCTATTAAAGAACAATATATAAAATATAATATAGATAAAATAGAAAAAGAAATAAAAATGATAATAGATGATTGCTATAAAAAAACTTTAGAGCTAATTGAAGAAAATAAAATAATCCTTATAGATATCGCAAATTATCTTCTTGAATATGAAACAATCGAAGGTAATGAATTAGATAACATATTTTCTAAGTATAAAGTTCCTTTAAAAACTGCCACTTAA
- a CDS encoding PqqD family protein, producing MKKKNENFLEFVPIRSEKVDWEIKGENVVLIVYRNSFIDKLVRKFFNTPEKMTIDLDEIGSTVWQAIDGKRDIYEISQIVKDKFGKNAEPLLDRLITYINILKNNDFIKLLKKKG from the coding sequence ATGAAAAAGAAAAATGAAAATTTCTTAGAGTTTGTTCCAATAAGGTCTGAGAAGGTAGATTGGGAGATAAAAGGAGAAAATGTAGTTCTTATAGTGTATAGAAATTCTTTTATTGATAAATTAGTAAGAAAGTTTTTTAATACGCCAGAAAAGATGACTATTGATTTAGATGAAATCGGCAGTACTGTTTGGCAGGCGATCGATGGTAAAAGAGATATATATGAAATATCACAAATTGTTAAGGATAAATTTGGTAAAAATGCAGAGCCGCTGTTAGATAGATTAATAACTTATATTAATATTTTGAAGAATAACGATTTTATTAAATTATTGAAAAAGAAGGGATAG